Proteins from one Salaquimonas pukyongi genomic window:
- a CDS encoding cytochrome b, which yields MATSQDGYSRLSIVLHWIAAIAVIALFFTHEGDRGSAAYAFHVGGGALLGILLIWRVLRRPFHGFAAKPDQPALLNLLSTFVLWAMLAAILVAVVTGYFVPWSLGTPIDVFGIMEIPSPIGRSRDLHEAMEEVHEIAGQAILPLVVLHVLGAIKHAVIDKDGVMQRMSRAQTSGH from the coding sequence ATGGCCACCTCGCAGGACGGTTATTCGCGCCTTTCCATTGTGCTTCACTGGATTGCCGCCATTGCCGTGATCGCGCTGTTTTTCACCCATGAAGGCGATCGCGGCAGCGCAGCCTACGCATTTCACGTTGGGGGCGGCGCACTGCTGGGCATACTGCTGATCTGGCGGGTTTTGCGGCGGCCATTTCATGGGTTTGCGGCAAAGCCGGACCAGCCGGCATTACTCAACCTGCTCTCAACCTTCGTATTATGGGCCATGCTGGCCGCAATTCTGGTCGCGGTAGTGACGGGCTATTTTGTCCCCTGGTCACTTGGCACGCCGATTGACGTTTTTGGTATTATGGAAATTCCCTCGCCGATCGGCCGTTCCCGCGATCTGCACGAGGCCATGGAAGAGGTTCATGAAATCGCCGGTCAGGCCATTTTGCCACTGGTCGTTCTGCATGTCCTTGGTGCAATAAAGCATGCCGTAATTGACAAGGACGGCGTGATGCAGCGCATGAGCCGGGCGCAAACCAGCGGACACTGA
- a CDS encoding penicillin acylase family protein: MLSGRNDWLAWGLTTTYLDSQDLFLEQVNPDNAGQYRTPDGFADFGQEEVTIRVKGGEDVALLRRTTRHGPVLPDGYRSLGELLPKGHVAALSWTALARDDVTFDGVMAMSDARGVPAFLEAARLNVSPMQSVAAADVTGNIGLIASGRVPVRSPLNRIAGRAPVPGWVDFYDWQGYLAPAQLPTRLNPAEGAVATANSNWLPADYKNHITFDWAEAFRQQRVEDLFVTSTQKQTLQTMKAGQADRYSPALVAFRNEAFRLIPQGVRLNEELQNALRQWDGMMDADSPFPLILTAWHKNLQARMLKDDLQDDFGLVEKGSMTRMLAMMRSTGARNWCDDIITPANETCGDILFAAITETLQTLEKAHGADWRKWRWGDAHRTVHEHRPFSRVGALSRFFTIRREMDGGKYTLLRNSNDFSKDDPYAGTHGSALRAVYDLSDLEKSEFIISTGQSGNVMSPHYDDLADIWAQLDYVPMVTKPESYRRDASGKFVLKPGS; the protein is encoded by the coding sequence GTGCTGTCGGGCCGCAATGACTGGCTCGCCTGGGGGCTGACGACAACCTATCTGGATTCCCAGGATCTGTTCCTGGAACAGGTCAATCCCGACAATGCCGGCCAATATCGCACTCCGGACGGATTTGCCGATTTCGGCCAGGAGGAAGTCACGATCAGGGTGAAAGGCGGCGAGGATGTAGCACTGTTGCGCCGCACCACGCGGCACGGTCCGGTATTGCCGGATGGCTACCGCTCTCTCGGCGAATTGTTGCCGAAAGGCCATGTGGCAGCGCTTTCCTGGACGGCGCTTGCCAGGGATGACGTTACCTTTGACGGCGTTATGGCAATGTCGGATGCCCGCGGCGTTCCGGCTTTTCTGGAGGCGGCGCGGCTTAACGTGTCGCCGATGCAGTCGGTGGCGGCGGCAGATGTGACCGGCAATATCGGACTGATCGCTTCTGGCCGTGTGCCGGTACGCTCGCCGCTTAACCGCATTGCGGGGCGTGCGCCCGTTCCGGGCTGGGTCGATTTTTATGACTGGCAGGGCTATCTTGCCCCTGCGCAACTGCCAACCCGCCTCAATCCGGCGGAAGGGGCTGTTGCGACGGCAAATTCCAACTGGCTGCCGGCCGATTACAAAAATCACATCACGTTCGACTGGGCCGAAGCCTTCCGCCAGCAGCGGGTCGAGGATCTGTTTGTCACCTCGACGCAAAAGCAGACGCTGCAAACGATGAAGGCAGGGCAGGCAGACCGTTATTCGCCGGCGCTGGTGGCGTTTCGGAACGAAGCCTTCCGGCTTATTCCCCAGGGCGTGCGATTGAATGAGGAACTGCAAAACGCATTACGTCAGTGGGACGGCATGATGGATGCGGATTCGCCGTTTCCGCTCATCCTGACCGCCTGGCATAAAAACCTGCAGGCGCGCATGTTGAAAGATGACTTGCAGGACGATTTCGGACTGGTGGAAAAAGGCAGCATGACACGCATGCTGGCCATGATGCGGTCGACGGGCGCGCGCAACTGGTGCGACGATATCATTACGCCGGCCAATGAGACGTGCGGCGACATCCTGTTCGCCGCCATTACCGAAACCCTGCAGACGCTGGAAAAAGCGCACGGAGCCGACTGGCGCAAATGGCGATGGGGCGATGCCCACAGGACCGTGCATGAGCACCGCCCGTTTTCCCGTGTCGGAGCGCTTTCTCGCTTCTTCACCATCCGCAGGGAAATGGACGGAGGCAAATACACCTTGCTGCGCAATTCCAACGATTTCAGCAAGGATGATCCGTATGCGGGGACTCACGGCTCGGCGCTAAGGGCGGTGTACGACCTGTCCGATCTTGAGAAGTCCGAATTCATCATCTCCACCGGGCAGAGCGGGAATGTGATGTCGCCCCATTATGATGATCTGGCGGATATCTGGGCGCAGCTTGACTATGTGCCGATGGTAACGAAGCCGGAAAGCTACCGCCGCGATGCCTCGGGGAAGTTTGTTCTGAAGCCCGGTTCATAG
- a CDS encoding penicillin acylase family protein — MSRLLRWIGWGSLALLVLALAMLAGMYGLLRNTVAPASGEADMAGLSAPVAIIKDAHGVSHIEAETRLDAVRALGWVHASERLWQMEVLRMAAQGRLAEMFGGQAVSSDRFLKTLDIATAAKASHEKLTPQTRALINAYVEGINAWMKRETGKFEPSLPVEFIVLGHQPEPWTAWQPVALLKVMALTLDANMDEEIGRLALAGRRFTARQIEEIYPANERDNPPALPDLEALYGFDKAPRIKPAGESADNATAPWTLQLPASNNWAISGVKTESGKPLLANDPHLGLTAPSTFYLAHLRWRQEGEIRNLIGARCLERRLCCRAAMTGSPGG, encoded by the coding sequence ATGAGTCGGCTCTTACGCTGGATTGGATGGGGATCGCTGGCGCTGCTGGTTTTGGCTTTGGCTATGCTTGCCGGGATGTACGGGCTGTTGCGCAACACGGTTGCGCCGGCCAGCGGTGAAGCGGATATGGCTGGGCTTTCGGCGCCTGTTGCGATCATCAAGGATGCCCATGGAGTTTCCCATATCGAGGCCGAGACCCGATTGGATGCAGTACGCGCGCTAGGCTGGGTACATGCCAGCGAACGGCTGTGGCAAATGGAAGTGCTGCGGATGGCGGCCCAGGGCAGGCTGGCGGAAATGTTCGGCGGCCAGGCCGTCTCCTCCGACCGTTTCCTGAAGACGCTGGACATAGCCACTGCGGCGAAGGCCTCGCATGAGAAGCTGACGCCGCAGACCCGGGCGCTGATCAACGCCTATGTGGAAGGTATCAATGCCTGGATGAAGCGGGAAACCGGCAAGTTTGAGCCCTCCCTGCCGGTGGAGTTCATTGTTTTGGGCCATCAACCCGAGCCGTGGACGGCCTGGCAACCGGTGGCGCTGTTGAAGGTGATGGCGCTGACGCTGGATGCGAACATGGATGAGGAGATTGGCCGGCTGGCGCTGGCCGGCCGCCGGTTCACCGCCCGGCAGATCGAGGAAATCTATCCGGCAAACGAGCGCGACAACCCGCCGGCACTGCCCGATCTCGAGGCGTTGTACGGCTTTGACAAGGCGCCGCGCATAAAGCCGGCTGGTGAGAGCGCCGACAATGCAACCGCGCCATGGACGCTGCAACTGCCGGCCTCCAACAATTGGGCAATCTCAGGGGTCAAGACGGAATCCGGCAAGCCGCTGCTGGCGAACGATCCGCATCTGGGGCTGACGGCGCCCAGCACCTTTTACCTGGCTCATCTGCGCTGGCGGCAGGAGGGGGAAATCCGAAACCTGATCGGGGCACGCTGCCTGGAACGCCGCTTGTGCTGTCGGGCCGCAATGACTGGCTCGCCTGGGGGCTGA
- a CDS encoding DNA alkylation repair protein, with protein sequence MTPSPSAAELIHRLEQSASEENRAGMARFGIPPDRALGVPKPAIRAIAKQAGKDHALAIALWENGILEARILASLVAEPAMVSRAMMDDWVADFDSWDICDQVCGNLFDRVAPAEEAIRNWCNDEREFVRRAAFSTIAWRAVHNKNAPDALFLAYLPLIEAASTDERNFVKKAVNWALRQIGKRNLALNAAALELACKLAASSGKTASWIGRDAAKELQGSKLIERLRQRESH encoded by the coding sequence ATGACGCCATCACCATCCGCAGCCGAACTGATCCACCGGCTCGAGCAATCGGCAAGTGAGGAGAACCGTGCCGGCATGGCGCGCTTCGGCATTCCCCCCGACAGGGCGCTGGGCGTACCCAAACCCGCCATACGGGCAATCGCCAAACAGGCGGGCAAGGATCATGCCCTTGCAATAGCCCTGTGGGAGAACGGCATCCTGGAAGCGCGCATCCTGGCAAGCCTCGTTGCCGAGCCGGCAATGGTAAGCCGGGCCATGATGGACGATTGGGTTGCAGATTTCGATTCCTGGGACATCTGCGACCAGGTTTGCGGCAATCTGTTCGACCGCGTGGCACCGGCGGAAGAAGCTATCCGTAACTGGTGCAACGATGAGCGCGAATTCGTCCGCAGGGCGGCTTTTTCAACCATCGCCTGGCGAGCGGTGCATAACAAGAATGCGCCTGACGCGCTCTTTCTTGCCTATCTGCCGTTGATCGAGGCAGCGTCCACCGACGAGCGGAATTTCGTCAAGAAGGCGGTAAACTGGGCTTTGCGCCAAATCGGCAAGCGCAATCTGGCACTAAACGCCGCCGCTCTTGAGCTTGCCTGCAAGCTCGCGGCCTCATCCGGCAAAACCGCATCCTGGATTGGCCGTGATGCAGCAAAGGAACTTCAAGGCAGCAAACTGATCGAGCGACTCCGCCAGCGGGAATCGCACTGA
- a CDS encoding thioredoxin family protein: protein MPAPVSRRSFNKIIFSAPLLFTASGFSAGAAEVNDDGLHVQPWFMETFLDLAEDKAEVEAEGKHFAVLFEQRGCPYCREMHEVNFARDEISNYVQSNFGILQLNMWGSREVTDFDGEALEERDLARKWNVNFTPTIVFLRKGGAGTMPQIEVLRMPGYFKPFHFVSMFEYVAEEKYQGSEGFQRYLQEKFQRYEAEGKKPDVW, encoded by the coding sequence ATGCCGGCCCCTGTGTCACGAAGAAGCTTTAACAAGATCATCTTCTCGGCGCCCTTGCTGTTTACAGCAAGCGGATTTTCCGCCGGTGCTGCGGAAGTCAATGATGACGGGCTGCACGTCCAGCCCTGGTTCATGGAAACCTTTCTCGACCTTGCCGAGGACAAGGCGGAAGTTGAAGCAGAAGGCAAGCATTTTGCCGTACTTTTCGAGCAGCGCGGATGCCCTTACTGCCGCGAAATGCATGAGGTCAATTTCGCCAGGGACGAAATCTCGAATTACGTACAATCGAATTTCGGCATCCTGCAACTGAACATGTGGGGTTCGCGCGAAGTTACCGATTTCGACGGCGAAGCGCTGGAAGAGCGCGACCTGGCCCGCAAATGGAACGTCAACTTTACTCCCACCATTGTATTTCTGCGCAAGGGCGGAGCTGGCACGATGCCCCAAATCGAGGTCCTGCGCATGCCGGGCTATTTCAAGCCCTTCCACTTCGTCTCCATGTTCGAATATGTGGCGGAAGAAAAATACCAGGGCAGCGAGGGCTTTCAGCGCTATCTGCAGGAAAAGTTCCAGCGCTATGAGGCGGAGGGGAAAAAACCGGATGTATGGTAG
- a CDS encoding Lrp/AsnC family transcriptional regulator, whose translation MDRTDRKILSILQEDATMPVADIARKVGLSTTPCWRRIQKLEEDKVVERRVAVLNPAKVNVGVTVFVSIRTDKHNAEWLKRFSEVITKTPEVVGFYRMSGQIDYLLKVVVPDITAYDAVYKRLVSDIEIEDVSSTFAMERIKDTTALPLDYMAVDKS comes from the coding sequence ATGGACCGTACAGACCGGAAAATCCTTTCCATTCTTCAGGAAGATGCGACCATGCCGGTCGCCGATATTGCCCGCAAAGTCGGGCTTTCAACCACTCCGTGCTGGCGGCGGATACAGAAGCTTGAGGAAGACAAGGTTGTCGAGCGGCGCGTGGCGGTGCTCAATCCCGCCAAGGTGAATGTCGGCGTGACGGTCTTTGTCTCGATCCGCACGGACAAGCACAATGCGGAATGGCTGAAGCGGTTTTCCGAGGTAATCACGAAAACGCCGGAAGTGGTCGGGTTCTACCGCATGAGCGGGCAGATCGATTACCTGCTCAAGGTCGTGGTGCCCGACATCACGGCCTATGATGCGGTCTACAAGCGGCTGGTTTCCGATATCGAGATCGAGGATGTTTCCTCGACCTTTGCCATGGAGCGCATCAAGGACACCACGGCGCTACCGCTTGACTATATGGCGGTCGACAAGAGCTGA
- a CDS encoding uracil-DNA glycosylase family protein, which produces MADDVQKLHRQIRKCRVCIDQPLRTPLPHAPRPVAVLSPTARIAICGQAPGIRVHKSGVPFTDPSGDRLRDWMGITGEAFYDAARIAIVPMGFCFPGYDKHGGDLPPRRECRQTWHDRVFAAMPQLELKLIIGGAALSYHLRPAAAKSVTRTVSDWRRYFEEGGEDEGPGRCRVIPLPHPSWRNNAWLKKNPWFETDLLPVLRETVQTML; this is translated from the coding sequence ATGGCAGATGACGTTCAAAAGCTCCACCGGCAGATCCGCAAATGCCGTGTGTGTATCGACCAGCCGCTGCGCACGCCCTTGCCGCACGCGCCGCGGCCTGTTGCCGTATTGTCGCCGACGGCGCGCATTGCCATTTGCGGTCAGGCGCCGGGCATACGGGTACACAAGTCCGGTGTGCCCTTCACCGATCCATCCGGCGACCGCTTGCGGGACTGGATGGGAATAACCGGCGAGGCATTCTATGATGCCGCCCGCATCGCCATTGTGCCGATGGGATTCTGTTTTCCCGGATACGACAAACACGGGGGAGACCTGCCGCCGCGCCGCGAATGCCGCCAGACCTGGCATGACAGGGTATTTGCGGCAATGCCTCAGCTTGAGCTTAAGCTGATCATCGGCGGGGCGGCCTTGTCCTATCATCTGCGGCCGGCGGCGGCGAAGTCGGTCACACGAACGGTTTCCGACTGGCGGCGCTACTTCGAGGAAGGTGGTGAGGATGAGGGGCCGGGACGCTGCCGGGTCATCCCGCTGCCGCATCCTTCCTGGCGCAACAATGCATGGTTGAAGAAAAACCCGTGGTTTGAAACCGACTTGCTGCCGGTTCTGCGGGAAACGGTTCAGACGATGCTCTGA
- a CDS encoding glutathione S-transferase family protein produces MWLHDGGRAPNPRRVQIFLKEKSIEIERVQYDINALEQKSQAFTRLNPMQTLPVLELDDGTAIGETVAICRYFEETVPEPNLMGQTPLEKAQIEMWQRRAELSFLLPVAFAFRHLHPGASKIEPVQIEEWGRINQQRAVRFMGILDKELASRDYVAGSRFTIADITTFVACQFMKPARIAMDAAHRNLAGWFARIGERPSAAFD; encoded by the coding sequence ATGTGGCTGCATGACGGCGGACGGGCGCCCAATCCCCGCAGGGTTCAGATATTTCTCAAGGAGAAAAGCATCGAAATCGAGCGGGTGCAGTACGATATCAACGCGCTGGAGCAGAAGTCGCAAGCCTTTACCCGCCTCAACCCGATGCAGACCTTGCCGGTGCTGGAACTTGATGACGGCACCGCCATTGGCGAGACCGTGGCCATATGCCGGTACTTCGAAGAAACCGTGCCTGAACCCAATTTGATGGGGCAAACGCCGCTTGAAAAGGCGCAAATCGAGATGTGGCAGCGGCGGGCGGAACTTTCCTTCCTTCTGCCGGTGGCTTTCGCCTTTCGCCATCTGCATCCTGGTGCCAGCAAGATCGAGCCCGTGCAGATCGAGGAATGGGGCAGGATCAACCAGCAGCGGGCGGTGCGTTTCATGGGCATTCTCGACAAGGAACTTGCAAGCCGGGATTATGTCGCCGGTTCCCGGTTCACCATTGCCGACATCACCACATTCGTTGCCTGTCAGTTCATGAAGCCGGCACGCATTGCCATGGATGCGGCACATCGCAATCTGGCAGGCTGGTTTGCGCGCATTGGCGAGCGGCCGTCGGCCGCGTTCGATTGA
- a CDS encoding thermonuclease family protein, which produces MALVAVGAAWFARLGERDVQGPFKIVDGDSLEAASQRYRLKGIDAPEYTQTCRKNGADWPCGREAARHLRRLVDAGSTVCSGGEVDKFGRLLVVCHAGDVQVNRQMVLQGWAVSFGAYEAEERLARRNESGLWAGEFERPREWRELHGRVVEEQGASLLDSLVNRGRLWLQSVSGWLVRERL; this is translated from the coding sequence ATGGCACTGGTCGCGGTGGGTGCGGCATGGTTTGCCAGGCTGGGGGAACGCGATGTGCAGGGGCCGTTCAAGATTGTTGATGGCGACAGTCTGGAGGCAGCCAGCCAGCGTTACCGGTTAAAGGGAATCGATGCGCCCGAATATACCCAGACCTGCCGAAAGAACGGTGCAGATTGGCCCTGCGGGCGGGAAGCGGCGCGGCATTTGCGCCGTCTGGTAGACGCGGGCAGTACGGTGTGCAGCGGCGGTGAGGTGGACAAATTCGGCCGCCTGCTCGTGGTTTGCCATGCCGGCGATGTCCAGGTTAACCGGCAAATGGTTCTTCAGGGGTGGGCGGTTTCCTTCGGAGCCTATGAGGCAGAAGAGCGCCTTGCGCGCCGCAATGAAAGCGGGCTGTGGGCCGGGGAATTCGAACGTCCGCGTGAATGGCGCGAATTACATGGCCGGGTGGTCGAAGAGCAGGGCGCGAGCCTTCTCGACAGTCTTGTCAACCGCGGACGGTTGTGGCTGCAATCGGTTTCCGGCTGGTTAGTGCGTGAAAGGCTCTAG
- a CDS encoding sensor histidine kinase, with protein sequence MSQRQSQSTDKIIVDRTKRRSASGKMISEARKYASSSMHRPVKYEVERLRSYAENHVNAKLALPLFVMIIAVVSSQWVGAMLAAYWAAIVILSYGVLLAVSGRYLKTDGEEKELPKWRRRFMGAQMLVAFSWSSFAIYYCSSCNVEDTFLIIQFSAILVFQAVTMMLSHGFGAHLLMTSAPPTIVLALRLILSFQPAPLVMGSILIGSQVFFYFVANRFRISILSSMAHHHERENLIAELETAKSMSEEARRRAEEANLAKSRFLATMSHELRTPLNAILGFSEVMQGEVLGPLGNDTYKGYITDIHASGTHLLKVINEILDLSRIEAGRYELKEEAIKLAHIVEEANQMVALKARTKGVDISLQAEENLPLIWADEKAVRQIALNLLSNALKFTPTGGKITVRVGWTSLGGQYFSVRDTGPGIPEEEIPVVLSSFGQGSIAIKSAEQGTGLGLPIVQALMHMHDGRFDLKSVLREGTVVTASFPRTRVLEIMEKTENLGHERARKQGLHAASRAAS encoded by the coding sequence ATGAGCCAGAGGCAGTCACAATCCACCGACAAGATCATTGTTGATCGCACAAAGCGCCGCTCCGCGTCCGGCAAGATGATCAGCGAGGCGCGCAAATACGCCTCGTCCAGCATGCACCGGCCGGTCAAATACGAGGTGGAGCGGCTGCGCTCCTATGCGGAAAACCACGTCAACGCAAAGCTTGCCCTGCCGCTGTTCGTGATGATTATCGCCGTGGTATCGAGCCAGTGGGTTGGCGCCATGCTGGCTGCCTATTGGGCGGCAATTGTGATTCTTTCCTATGGCGTGCTGCTTGCCGTCTCCGGCCGCTATCTGAAGACCGACGGTGAGGAAAAGGAACTTCCCAAGTGGCGCCGCCGCTTTATGGGCGCGCAGATGCTGGTCGCCTTTTCCTGGTCATCCTTCGCCATCTATTACTGCTCAAGCTGCAACGTGGAAGACACGTTCCTGATCATCCAGTTCTCCGCCATCCTGGTCTTTCAGGCGGTCACCATGATGCTGTCGCACGGCTTCGGTGCGCATCTCTTGATGACATCCGCGCCCCCGACCATTGTGCTTGCACTGCGGCTTATCCTTTCTTTCCAGCCTGCGCCGCTGGTAATGGGCAGTATCCTGATCGGCTCCCAGGTTTTCTTCTATTTCGTCGCAAACCGCTTCCGCATCTCCATTCTTTCCTCGATGGCCCATCATCACGAACGCGAAAACCTGATTGCGGAATTGGAGACTGCCAAATCGATGTCGGAAGAAGCCCGGCGGCGCGCTGAGGAGGCAAACCTCGCCAAGTCACGCTTTCTGGCAACCATGAGCCACGAACTGCGCACACCGCTGAACGCGATACTGGGGTTTTCAGAGGTCATGCAGGGTGAGGTATTGGGGCCGCTCGGCAACGATACCTACAAGGGATACATTACCGACATCCATGCCTCCGGAACGCATCTTTTGAAGGTGATCAACGAGATCCTCGACCTGTCCCGCATCGAGGCCGGGCGCTACGAATTGAAGGAAGAGGCGATCAAGCTGGCGCATATCGTGGAGGAAGCAAACCAGATGGTAGCGTTGAAGGCGCGCACCAAGGGGGTGGATATCTCTCTTCAGGCGGAAGAGAATCTCCCCCTGATCTGGGCGGACGAAAAGGCCGTGCGGCAGATTGCGCTCAACCTGCTTTCCAACGCCTTGAAGTTCACTCCCACCGGCGGCAAGATCACCGTCAGGGTCGGCTGGACCAGCCTTGGAGGGCAGTACTTCTCGGTGCGCGACACAGGGCCCGGCATTCCCGAAGAAGAGATTCCGGTCGTGCTTTCCTCATTCGGTCAGGGCTCGATTGCCATCAAGAGCGCCGAGCAGGGCACAGGCCTCGGCCTGCCCATCGTTCAGGCGCTGATGCACATGCATGACGGCCGGTTCGACTTGAAATCGGTTCTGCGCGAAGGAACGGTGGTAACCGCCAGCTTCCCGCGCACCCGCGTACTCGAAATCATGGAAAAGACCGAAAACCTTGGCCATGAGCGGGCCCGAAAACAGGGCCTGCACGCTGCTTCCAGAGCAGCTTCCTGA
- a CDS encoding nicotinate-nucleotide--dimethylbenzimidazole phosphoribosyltransferase has translation MALSGLPFDDIRTLIAGLPEADKAAHRLAVARSEVLIEHLGAMHREAELAAWLAAWSGKSPRAERPLLALFAGTHGAAEHSLQEDTIATVTRLAAGGSAVNQICAGQDIGLKVFDLALQIPVGDVCTTEAMDEKGCAGTIGFGMEAIAGGVDLLGLAAFGRGGEIADAALIELVGGQDREVALSHAGINPAGECAKQVETALAHHGAASDPLELLRRLGGREHSAIAGAILAARVNHVPVVLGGTRALVVALLLENITKGACAHCAVAGGEAAGLAGLVAKACGMPHLLSGFGLSGEGLQAALAMALARAVAAAHEGFSESV, from the coding sequence ATGGCCCTCAGTGGATTGCCTTTTGACGACATACGCACGCTGATTGCCGGTCTGCCGGAAGCCGACAAAGCAGCCCACAGGCTCGCTGTCGCGCGAAGCGAAGTGCTTATTGAGCACCTTGGCGCCATGCACAGGGAGGCGGAACTTGCAGCCTGGCTTGCCGCGTGGAGCGGCAAGAGCCCCAGGGCGGAGCGTCCGCTGTTGGCCCTGTTTGCCGGTACTCACGGGGCAGCAGAACATTCACTGCAGGAAGATACCATCGCAACGGTGACGCGGCTGGCTGCAGGGGGCAGCGCGGTAAACCAGATTTGCGCCGGTCAGGACATTGGTCTGAAGGTTTTCGATCTTGCGCTGCAAATTCCGGTTGGGGATGTCTGCACAACCGAAGCAATGGACGAGAAGGGGTGCGCGGGGACCATCGGGTTCGGCATGGAGGCGATTGCAGGCGGTGTGGACCTGCTCGGCCTTGCCGCTTTCGGCAGGGGCGGGGAGATTGCCGATGCCGCCCTGATCGAACTGGTGGGTGGACAGGACCGGGAGGTGGCGCTTTCCCATGCCGGGATCAATCCTGCGGGCGAGTGCGCCAAGCAGGTTGAAACAGCGCTAGCCCATCACGGTGCCGCAAGTGACCCGCTTGAACTGCTTCGCCGTCTGGGCGGGCGTGAGCATTCGGCGATTGCCGGTGCAATTCTGGCAGCGCGGGTCAACCATGTGCCGGTCGTACTCGGCGGCACCAGGGCGCTTGTGGTGGCGCTGCTGCTTGAAAACATCACCAAAGGTGCCTGCGCCCATTGTGCGGTGGCGGGAGGCGAAGCGGCGGGGCTGGCCGGGCTGGTGGCGAAAGCGTGCGGTATGCCGCACCTTCTTTCAGGTTTTGGCCTGTCCGGCGAGGGCCTGCAGGCAGCGCTTGCCATGGCGCTTGCAAGAGCCGTGGCCGCCGCCCATGAAGGGTTTTCCGAAAGCGTATGA
- a CDS encoding DUF1289 domain-containing protein — MNEIASPCILVCSIDMKTGYCFGCGRTRDEIAGWMNYTHAQRAQIMDGLEARLATVERKPRRETRRRRLARERDEAAMSQNRADGAADQ; from the coding sequence ATGAACGAGATCGCCTCCCCCTGCATTCTGGTCTGTTCGATCGACATGAAGACCGGCTACTGCTTTGGCTGCGGTCGCACGCGCGACGAGATTGCCGGCTGGATGAACTACACCCACGCGCAACGGGCACAGATCATGGATGGCCTTGAAGCCCGCCTAGCAACGGTGGAGCGCAAGCCACGCCGCGAAACCCGGCGCCGCAGACTGGCCCGCGAACGCGATGAGGCAGCAATGTCACAAAACCGGGCGGATGGAGCGGCAGATCAGTGA
- a CDS encoding retropepsin-like aspartic protease family protein, with amino-acid sequence MKTLWIILGLIGAGLILLILNHDQGTVFGLESNLFAGILFYGVWGTVIGAAVLSRGSLAQNARNATLWLGIILALMTGYIYRYELQDFGSALTAGLIPGSPVSGQSQDGRGQVMVVRSANGHFEIDAAVNGTPVRFLVDTGASTIVLTADDAEQAGIDVAALSFSTPIQTANGATTAAPVTIAALDIGDISRNRTRALVAGRGSLDTSLLGMNFLQTLWSFEIRGDRLILTD; translated from the coding sequence GTGAAAACACTGTGGATCATTCTCGGCCTGATCGGTGCCGGCCTTATCCTGCTCATATTAAACCATGACCAGGGAACGGTGTTCGGGCTGGAAAGCAACCTGTTCGCCGGCATCCTGTTCTATGGCGTTTGGGGCACGGTCATTGGCGCGGCCGTCCTGTCGCGTGGTTCCCTCGCCCAAAACGCCCGCAACGCCACTTTGTGGCTTGGCATCATCCTGGCCCTGATGACAGGCTACATCTATCGCTACGAATTGCAGGATTTCGGTTCGGCCCTGACAGCCGGTCTTATCCCCGGAAGCCCGGTTTCCGGTCAAAGCCAGGATGGCCGCGGACAGGTGATGGTGGTACGATCGGCCAACGGCCATTTCGAGATTGATGCCGCCGTCAACGGCACACCTGTCCGTTTTCTGGTCGATACCGGTGCCAGCACCATCGTGCTGACAGCCGATGATGCAGAACAGGCGGGCATCGACGTGGCAGCCTTGTCGTTCTCCACGCCGATTCAGACCGCCAATGGGGCCACAACAGCAGCACCGGTGACCATCGCCGCGCTGGATATCGGAGACATCAGCCGCAACCGGACACGGGCTCTGGTTGCCGGGCGCGGCAGTCTCGACACCAGTCTGCTCGGCATGAATTTCCTTCAAACCCTGTGGAGCTTCGAAATCCGCGGCGACCGGCTGATCCTGACGGACTGA